Proteins encoded together in one Streptomyces sp. B1I3 window:
- a CDS encoding acyl-CoA synthetase, with amino-acid sequence MTSLLPALHGPSGRPDSAPAVRFGAHSLSYAQLAEASEALAAEIAGAGRVAVWATSTPQTVIAVVAALRSGVPAVPLNPRTGERELAHIVADSAPSVVLAGEGDVLPPALTGLRRLDVGTAGAGTGEGTGALGAEPAPGAPALIVYTSGTTGPPKGAVLPRRAIAASLDALEDAWQWTADDVLVHALPLFHVHGLILGVLGPLRRGGSVRHLGRFSPEGVARELLSGGTMLFGVPTMYHRLAGALSDPAVSGMLTKALAGARLLVSGSAALPVHDQERIAAATGRRVIERYGMTETLMNTGVRADGVPRAGTVGPPLPGVELRLVEEDGTVLGDTASIGEIQVRGPNLFTGYLNRPDATAAAFTEDGFFRTGDMATMDPDGYVRIVGRKATDLIKSGGHKIGAGEIENALLDHPGVREAAVTGEPDPDLGERIVAWVVPADPGAPPGEQELADHVAALLAPHKRPRVVRHLDALPRNELGKIMKRSLGA; translated from the coding sequence GTGACCTCTCTCCTGCCCGCACTGCACGGGCCGTCCGGCCGTCCGGACTCCGCACCAGCCGTCCGGTTCGGCGCACACAGCCTGTCGTACGCCCAGCTGGCCGAGGCGTCCGAGGCGCTCGCGGCGGAGATCGCGGGGGCGGGACGTGTCGCCGTCTGGGCCACGTCCACCCCGCAGACGGTGATCGCGGTGGTGGCGGCCCTGCGGTCGGGCGTGCCCGCCGTACCGCTCAACCCGAGGACGGGTGAGCGGGAACTGGCGCACATCGTCGCCGACAGCGCCCCTTCCGTGGTGCTCGCCGGGGAGGGCGACGTGCTCCCGCCGGCCCTGACCGGCCTGCGGCGGCTGGACGTCGGTACGGCGGGTGCGGGCACAGGCGAGGGCACAGGCGCCCTCGGCGCCGAGCCCGCCCCCGGCGCACCCGCCCTGATCGTCTACACCTCGGGCACGACGGGCCCGCCCAAGGGTGCGGTCCTGCCCCGCCGGGCGATCGCCGCCTCGCTGGACGCGCTGGAGGACGCCTGGCAGTGGACCGCCGACGACGTCCTCGTCCACGCCCTGCCGCTGTTCCACGTGCACGGACTGATCCTGGGCGTACTCGGCCCGCTGCGCCGGGGCGGCTCCGTGCGCCACCTCGGCCGGTTCTCCCCCGAGGGGGTGGCCCGGGAACTGCTCTCCGGGGGCACGATGCTGTTCGGCGTACCCACGATGTACCACCGGCTGGCCGGCGCGCTGAGCGACCCGGCCGTCTCCGGGATGCTCACGAAGGCCCTGGCGGGTGCCAGGCTGCTGGTCTCCGGCTCGGCGGCACTGCCCGTCCACGACCAGGAACGGATCGCCGCGGCCACCGGCCGGCGGGTCATCGAGCGGTACGGGATGACGGAGACCCTGATGAACACGGGCGTGCGGGCCGACGGCGTACCGCGCGCGGGTACGGTCGGCCCGCCGCTGCCCGGTGTGGAACTGCGGCTCGTCGAGGAGGACGGCACCGTGCTCGGGGACACGGCGTCCATCGGTGAGATCCAGGTGCGCGGTCCGAACCTCTTCACCGGCTACCTCAACCGCCCCGACGCCACGGCCGCGGCGTTCACCGAGGACGGCTTCTTCCGTACGGGCGACATGGCCACGATGGACCCCGACGGCTACGTACGGATCGTCGGGCGCAAGGCCACCGACCTGATCAAGAGCGGCGGCCACAAGATCGGTGCGGGCGAGATCGAGAACGCGCTGCTGGACCACCCAGGGGTACGTGAGGCCGCCGTCACCGGTGAGCCCGACCCGGACCTGGGCGAGCGGATCGTGGCCTGGGTCGTCCCGGCCGATCCCGGGGCGCCGCCCGGTGAGCAGGAGCTGGCGGACCATGTGGCGGCCCTGCTGGCCCCGCACAAGCGCCCGCGCGTCGTCCGCCACCTCGACGCCCTGCCCCGCAACGAGCTGGGCAAGATCATGAAGAGGTCGCTCGGTGCCTGA
- a CDS encoding MFS transporter translates to MATAGFTLTFWAWNLIAPMSGDYKERLGLNSFQQSLLVAVPVLVGSLGRIPVGALTDKYGARLMFPAVSALTVLPVLLLIPAADSYGAMLAVGFLLGLGGTTFAIGIPLVNSWFPPSARGLALGVFGMGMGGVALSGYFTPRIAKHGDNLPFLIVAGALVVYALLAAALISDRPGRQVPTDSLGHRLGQAGRLRVTWELSALYAIGFGGIVAFGVYLPTYLKTWYEMSPTEAGTKAAGFALVTVVFRPIGGWLSDRVHPALVTAVALLLAALMAIVQAFDPGLDPVGTVALLCMAAGLGTASGSVFALVSQVTPQAQVGSVTGIVGATGGLGGFVPPLVMGAIYSAKDSYSIGFMLLSDLALAGSVYAYGRMRNVRREA, encoded by the coding sequence ATGGCGACGGCCGGTTTCACCCTCACCTTCTGGGCGTGGAACCTGATCGCCCCGATGTCGGGCGATTACAAGGAGCGGCTCGGTCTCAACTCGTTCCAGCAGTCACTCCTCGTCGCCGTCCCCGTGCTCGTGGGTTCGCTGGGCCGCATCCCGGTCGGCGCGCTGACCGACAAGTACGGCGCCCGGCTCATGTTCCCCGCGGTGTCGGCGCTGACGGTCCTCCCGGTGCTGCTCCTGATCCCCGCGGCGGACTCGTACGGGGCGATGCTCGCGGTCGGTTTCCTGCTGGGGCTCGGCGGTACGACGTTCGCGATCGGCATCCCGCTGGTCAACTCGTGGTTCCCGCCCTCCGCACGAGGCCTCGCTCTGGGGGTGTTCGGCATGGGCATGGGGGGTGTCGCGTTGTCCGGCTACTTCACCCCCCGGATCGCTAAGCACGGTGACAACCTGCCGTTCCTGATCGTCGCAGGGGCGCTCGTGGTGTACGCGCTGCTCGCCGCCGCCCTGATCAGTGACCGCCCGGGCAGGCAGGTGCCGACGGACTCGCTCGGCCACCGGCTGGGGCAGGCCGGCCGGCTGCGGGTCACCTGGGAACTGTCCGCGCTGTACGCGATCGGCTTCGGCGGCATCGTCGCGTTCGGGGTCTATCTCCCGACCTATCTGAAGACCTGGTACGAGATGTCGCCCACGGAGGCGGGGACCAAGGCGGCCGGGTTCGCGCTGGTGACGGTGGTCTTCCGGCCGATCGGCGGCTGGCTGTCGGACCGCGTGCACCCGGCTCTGGTCACCGCCGTGGCACTGCTGCTCGCCGCCCTGATGGCGATCGTCCAGGCGTTCGACCCGGGTCTGGATCCGGTCGGCACGGTCGCGCTGCTCTGCATGGCCGCCGGGCTGGGCACCGCGAGCGGCAGTGTCTTCGCCTTGGTCTCCCAGGTGACGCCGCAGGCCCAGGTGGGCAGTGTGACGGGCATCGTCGGCGCGACGGGCGGCCTCGGCGGCTTCGTGCCTCCGCTGGTGATGGGCGCCATCTACAGCGCCAAGGACTCGTACTCGATCGGCTTCATGCTGCTCTCCGACCTGGCGCTGGCCGGGTCCGTGTACGCGTACGGCCGGATGCGGAACGTCCGGCGCGAGGCATGA
- a CDS encoding Lrp/AsnC family transcriptional regulator, which translates to MDRLDREILGILQEDARISYRDLGVRVGLSANAAGDRVRRMRRDGVIRGFTVIVDPAADTRSGLVVFIDVSLRLDTTNEEFERAVLALPGITEVVHVTGGHDYLVRATAADSGSLDALLRRLKRDAGVAHSNTRIALRAAPAR; encoded by the coding sequence ATGGACCGGCTGGACAGAGAGATCCTCGGCATTCTCCAGGAGGACGCGCGGATCTCGTACCGCGATCTGGGCGTGCGCGTGGGACTGAGCGCCAACGCGGCGGGCGACCGCGTGCGCCGTATGCGCCGCGACGGGGTGATCCGGGGCTTCACCGTGATCGTCGACCCGGCCGCCGACACCCGCTCGGGCCTCGTCGTCTTCATCGACGTGTCCCTGCGCCTCGACACGACGAACGAGGAGTTCGAACGCGCCGTGCTCGCCCTGCCCGGCATCACCGAGGTGGTGCACGTGACCGGCGGCCACGACTACCTGGTGCGGGCCACGGCCGCCGACTCCGGGTCGCTGGACGCGCTGCTGCGCCGGCTGAAACGCGACGCGGGCGTCGCCCACTCCAACACCCGCATCGCGCTCAGAGCGGCACCTGCCAGATGA
- a CDS encoding GAF domain-containing protein → MGGTGLDLRTTLQHIVDTATALAGADRGALALLDRGNGRVTDLFTTGPADAGRQHPGPLLDAHGPFVAVLVDEGEPLRIDDVATDERWAGLVPGHPAERSFLGAPIRVHTEVLGCLCLTGEDPGRFTDTDLALLRLLASQAATAVDGAHLYEAARQREHWIEGAAAVTRALLAGTGTTDALTTVAERARVLADASAGVILQPTAEGGMEIVAASTCDDPAGLVGTVIEPGSPVLVQLLGGEPVFLEDSATDPRMTTPVRERFGPSMMLPLQSGGRLIGTLALPRRRGGRPYTAVDRLLASQFASQAALALVMADAQHYREQLAVHEDRDRIARDLHDLVVQRLFATEMMLESTRRKDLAGDGGTAELLARAVDELDSTIQEVRTAIFALQQPPAEAPATFRGRVLRETAGAAAVLGFQPSVHFTGAVDALVPEPVDGQLLGVLRGALATAHRRPGVSAIEVEVDVTARLPDGRPAVRLAVADDGRAEDGTRSPTVIWQVPL, encoded by the coding sequence GTGGGCGGGACCGGGCTCGACCTGCGGACCACCCTGCAGCACATCGTGGACACCGCAACGGCGCTGGCGGGGGCGGACCGCGGCGCCCTGGCGCTCCTCGACCGTGGGAACGGCCGCGTCACCGACCTGTTCACCACCGGCCCGGCCGACGCCGGGCGCCAGCACCCGGGTCCGCTCCTGGACGCCCACGGCCCCTTCGTCGCGGTCCTGGTGGACGAGGGGGAGCCCCTGCGGATCGACGACGTGGCCACCGACGAACGCTGGGCCGGCCTGGTTCCCGGGCACCCGGCGGAGCGCTCCTTCCTGGGTGCCCCGATCCGGGTGCACACCGAGGTGCTGGGCTGTCTCTGCCTCACGGGTGAGGATCCGGGGCGGTTCACGGACACGGACCTGGCCCTGCTGCGGCTGCTCGCCTCCCAGGCGGCCACAGCGGTCGACGGCGCCCATCTGTACGAAGCGGCGCGACAGCGGGAGCACTGGATCGAGGGGGCCGCCGCCGTCACCCGGGCCCTGCTGGCCGGCACCGGCACGACGGACGCGCTGACGACCGTCGCGGAGCGGGCCAGGGTGCTCGCCGACGCGTCGGCGGGGGTGATCCTCCAGCCGACCGCGGAGGGCGGCATGGAGATCGTCGCCGCCTCGACCTGCGACGATCCGGCCGGTCTCGTCGGCACGGTGATCGAGCCGGGCTCCCCGGTCCTCGTCCAGTTGCTGGGCGGTGAGCCGGTGTTCCTGGAGGACTCCGCGACGGATCCGCGGATGACGACGCCCGTACGGGAGCGGTTCGGCCCCAGCATGATGCTCCCCCTGCAGAGCGGCGGGCGGCTCATCGGCACCCTCGCCCTCCCCCGGCGGCGCGGCGGCCGCCCCTACACGGCGGTGGACCGGCTGCTGGCCTCGCAGTTCGCCTCCCAGGCGGCGCTGGCCCTCGTGATGGCCGACGCCCAGCACTACCGGGAGCAGCTGGCGGTCCACGAGGACCGCGACCGGATCGCCCGCGATCTGCACGACCTCGTCGTCCAGCGGCTCTTCGCCACGGAGATGATGCTGGAGTCGACCCGCCGCAAGGACCTGGCCGGGGACGGCGGGACCGCCGAGCTGCTCGCGAGGGCCGTCGACGAGCTGGACTCCACCATCCAGGAGGTCAGGACCGCCATCTTCGCCCTCCAGCAGCCTCCGGCCGAGGCCCCGGCGACCTTCCGCGGCCGAGTGCTGCGCGAGACGGCGGGGGCCGCGGCGGTCCTCGGTTTCCAGCCGTCGGTGCACTTCACCGGGGCGGTGGACGCCCTGGTGCCGGAGCCGGTGGACGGTCAGCTGCTCGGCGTGCTGCGCGGGGCCCTGGCCACCGCGCACCGGCGGCCGGGGGTCTCGGCCATCGAGGTTGAGGTGGACGTCACGGCGCGGCTGCCCGACGGGCGCCCGGCGGTGCGCCTGGCGGTCGCCGACGACGGGCGCGCCGAGGACGGCACCCGCTCGCCGACGGTCATCTGGCAGGTGCCGCTCTGA
- a CDS encoding rod shape-determining protein — protein sequence MTVSLEQLRRCHVAVDLGAARTRVYVKGVGLVVDEPSVAAINTRTGSLIAVGALAEQMTGRTPAYIRVSRPVTGGTVVDIDMAQRMLRHLLGEKLRRQLRRKPRLRAAACTPHEADPLAQRATVETLIGLGARRVELVDTLIAAAVGCGLPVEQPTATMIMMCGAATTQIAVLSLGSIVTAVRIPIGGEAIDRAVIQHLRQHHELLLPSQSVRPLQLALRGNGLTLSGPAVTEIHGRDVLTGLARSVQVDTAAVREAIHTPLTAVIDGLGKVLRDCPPDLVADIADSGITMVGGSALLPGLDQMLRDATGVPVHIAERPDVCSVLGLGAMLDGKVKPLVLTPLAR from the coding sequence ATGACCGTCAGTCTTGAGCAGTTGCGCCGTTGCCATGTCGCCGTCGACCTCGGGGCCGCCAGGACCCGCGTGTACGTCAAGGGGGTCGGCCTCGTCGTCGACGAGCCCAGCGTCGCCGCCATCAACACCCGTACGGGCTCACTCATCGCCGTCGGCGCCCTCGCCGAACAGATGACCGGCCGCACGCCCGCCTACATCCGGGTGTCCCGGCCGGTGACCGGCGGGACCGTCGTCGACATCGACATGGCCCAGCGCATGTTGCGCCACCTCCTCGGCGAGAAGCTCCGGCGCCAGCTGCGCCGCAAGCCCCGGCTGCGGGCCGCCGCCTGCACCCCGCACGAAGCCGATCCGCTGGCCCAGCGGGCGACCGTCGAGACGCTGATCGGGCTCGGCGCGCGGCGCGTGGAGCTGGTGGACACCCTGATCGCCGCGGCCGTCGGCTGTGGGCTGCCGGTGGAGCAGCCCACCGCCACCATGATCATGATGTGCGGGGCCGCCACGACCCAGATCGCGGTGCTCTCGCTCGGCTCGATCGTGACGGCCGTACGCATCCCGATCGGCGGCGAGGCCATCGACCGTGCGGTGATCCAGCACCTGCGTCAGCACCACGAGCTGTTGCTGCCCAGCCAGTCCGTGCGCCCCCTGCAGCTGGCGCTGCGGGGCAACGGCCTGACCCTCAGCGGCCCGGCGGTGACGGAGATCCACGGCCGTGACGTGCTCACCGGCCTGGCCCGTTCGGTGCAGGTCGACACCGCCGCCGTGCGCGAGGCCATCCACACCCCTCTCACGGCGGTGATCGACGGACTCGGCAAGGTGCTGCGCGACTGCCCGCCCGACCTGGTGGCGGACATCGCGGACTCCGGGATCACGATGGTCGGCGGGAGTGCCCTGCTTCCGGGACTGGACCAGATGCTGCGCGACGCCACGGGAGTGCCCGTGCACATCGCCGAGCGGCCCGACGTGTGCTCCGTGCTCGGGCTGGGTGCCATGCTGGACGGCAAGGTCAAGCCACTGGTCCTCACTCCGCTCGCCCGCTGA